A part of Salmo trutta chromosome 15, fSalTru1.1, whole genome shotgun sequence genomic DNA contains:
- the LOC115148317 gene encoding neuropeptide FF receptor 1-like, which produces MEIASLNETAVNSTMDSATMDRANRTYMPYYLHSTGMSVIYILCYMAVLLLCVGGNVLVSLVVLRNRNMRSVTNLFILNLAISDLLIGVFCVPTTLIDSLISGWPFGQITCTMSNLVQGMSVSASVFTLVAIAVDRFTGIVYPFRHRMRPVTALVTILFIWVLAFAVICPSAATLTIIHLEDTYLVQDNQTYPVFVCFEKWPWPEMRRVYTMVIFVHVYLAPLVVISIMYGCIVAKLSVNLRQVRLAEVRRAHSQRRVKVINMLIMVAVLFMVSWLPLWTLMLLTDYRDLDTQQIDFLSSYVFPVAHWLAFFNSGINPIIYGFFNENFRRGFQAAVACRSCSQKTTTEVVNTRFNFPPPNRVFNENPESSGGRKGHCSKGTPKIIPHGTNGILLDDINRNVGLNRVIGAWVE; this is translated from the exons ATGGAGATTGCGTCACTGAATGAAACTGCTGTgaacagcaccatggacagcgccaCTATGGACAGAGCCAACCGCACATACATGCCTTATTACCTGCACTCCACCGGCATGTCTGTCATCTATATCCTGTGCTATATGGCGGTTCTCCTGCTCTGCGTCGGGGGGAACGTGCTGGTCTCCCTGGTGGTCCTTCGGAACCGCAACATGCGCTCCGTCACCAACCTCTTCATCCTCAACTTGGCCATCAGTGACCTGCTCATTGGAGTGTTCTGCGTTCCAACGACTTTGATTGACAGCCTAATATCAG GATGGCCGTTTGGCCAGATTACATGCACCATGAGCAACCTGGTCCAGGGGATGTCAGTGTCAGCATCAGTCTTTACTCTGGTGGCCATAGCTGTTGACAG GTTCACAGGTATTGTGTACCCCTTTAGACATCGAATGAGGCCTGTGACTGCTCTCGTCACCATCCTCTTCATCTGGGTGCTGGCGTTTGCTGTAATCTGCCCCTCGGCCGCTACCCTGACCATCATTCACCTGGAGGACACCTACCTGGTCCAGGACAACCAGACATACCCTGTCTTCGTCTGCTTCGAGAAATGGCCCTGGCCTGAGATGCGTCGTGTCTACACCATGGTCATCTTCGTGCACGTGTACCTGGCCCCCCTGGTTGTCATCAGCATCATGTATGGCTGCATCGTTGCCAAGCTCTCAGTCAACCTGAGGCAGGTGAGGCTGGCAGAGGTGCGGAGGGCCCATTCCCAACGCAGGGTTAAAGTGATCAACATGCTGATCATGGTGGCGGTGCTCTTCATGGTGTCATGGCTGCCTCTGTGGACGCTGATGCTGCTGACTGACTACAGGGATCTGGACACGCAGCAGATTGACTTCCTCAGCAGCTACGTGTTCCCTGTGGCCCACTGGCTGGCCTTCTTTAACAGCGGGATTAACCCCATCATCTATGGCTTCTTCAATGAGAACTTCCGCAGGGGGTTCCAGGCTGCAGTGGCCTGCAGGTcctgttcacaaaaaacaacaacagaggtgGTTAATACACGCTTCAACTTCCCGCCCCCTAACAGAGTATTTAATGAGAACCCTGAGTCCTCTGGTGGGAGAAAAGGCCACTGCTCTAAGGGCACTCCTAAGATTATCCCACATGGAACCAATGGAATCCTCCTGGATGACATTAACAGGAATGTTGGACTCAACAGGGTGATTGGAGCCTGGGTGGAGTGA